A stretch of Arthrobacter sp. NEB 688 DNA encodes these proteins:
- a CDS encoding EAL domain-containing protein encodes MLLRSLSFGAAYLVATVLGRGAVDPATGLALFWPAAGVGALWGLLARDRRELALVGVVAGVVAAVGNGLTGFAWPTALGLGVANAVVAVGTRLAFSETRVRTSRRAGAGERWGAERYVGLSDFWRLLLAGFVATVVSALVAVLALHLGDASSVTVSTALAWVLRNGAAIAVLTGPGLTMRRLGRRVSYAQLVEFAVVVAVTLPVVWAVFGTDHTLPLAFLPVALLLWSGLRLPVPLAGAHGAVVALGAFFLVRFAGGGPFGAIEDDAARALVLQAYMILASGLAVVVATVQADRDRLLESLSVSRRSARIQAADLVTITQTIPDALAVVDRLGRMRPLNTAAQRWLGPPLPDGFAARPPAALTDGGVSGDPGAPGRALRGERVVDELVILEDVESGEPRMVTVHAVPLRDLDTRAPDRALVVLHDSTEEHRRVTELDAARERSERLVADAPHGIAVLDREGRILRANDSLAEVTGHALHELVGLPVDRLSPRHPDDVARHLERVVHENGRLVRDEWVLTRPDGVDVRVGLTSRVLSAGEERDEADGVVVMNVIDVSERHRYEQRLTHLAEHDALTGLPNRRRFEEDLERQHGRCERYGPTGALILLDLDNFKDVNDTLGHAAGDQLIVSTGHVLRATVPASDLVARLGGDEFAVLLPDADREAAERVAADIVERVRAHTSTLDGVNRRVTASVGVVTFADAASQDSDILALADMLMYDAKDDGRNRYVLLGQSARSEPRSGARLAWRSRLENAIDHDLFELHLQPIVDVRTNRVTGAEALLRLVDEGEPVPPGRFVYIAERTGLAPLMDAWVVRHGIAMLRRLQDAAPGMTLAVNLSGRSMGDPGVEAELVEGLALHAIDAGSLVIEVTETAAVSDVPAARAFAARLGALGVRFALDDFGTGFGSFSYLKHMRFDVVKIDGEFVADSDQSDTDRAILESIVRIAHFLGKRTVAEFVGRWETLDVVRDLGIDYAQGFLLGEPVPFDDFVARHLLDLTSPAVAARSTAGVTTRAADAATHGRDDR; translated from the coding sequence ATGCTGCTCCGGTCCCTGTCCTTCGGTGCCGCCTACCTGGTGGCCACCGTGCTCGGACGTGGCGCCGTCGACCCCGCGACCGGTCTCGCGCTGTTCTGGCCGGCCGCCGGCGTGGGCGCCCTGTGGGGGCTGCTGGCCCGCGACCGGCGCGAGCTGGCCCTCGTGGGTGTCGTGGCGGGCGTCGTCGCCGCGGTCGGCAACGGGCTCACCGGGTTCGCGTGGCCGACCGCCCTCGGGCTCGGGGTGGCCAACGCGGTCGTCGCGGTGGGCACGCGGCTGGCGTTCAGCGAGACGCGTGTCCGGACGAGTCGCCGAGCCGGGGCGGGGGAGCGCTGGGGCGCCGAGCGCTACGTCGGCCTGTCGGACTTCTGGCGCCTCCTGCTCGCCGGGTTCGTCGCCACGGTGGTCAGCGCGCTCGTCGCGGTCCTCGCCCTCCACCTCGGGGACGCGTCGTCCGTCACGGTGTCGACGGCGCTCGCGTGGGTGCTGCGCAACGGCGCCGCGATCGCGGTGCTCACCGGCCCGGGGCTGACGATGCGGCGGCTGGGCCGTCGGGTCAGCTACGCCCAGCTCGTCGAGTTCGCCGTCGTCGTCGCGGTGACGCTGCCGGTCGTGTGGGCCGTCTTCGGGACCGACCACACCCTCCCGCTGGCCTTCCTGCCCGTGGCCCTCCTGCTCTGGAGCGGCCTGCGGCTGCCGGTGCCCCTCGCGGGAGCGCACGGGGCGGTCGTCGCCCTCGGGGCCTTCTTCCTCGTCCGCTTCGCCGGCGGCGGGCCGTTCGGGGCGATCGAGGACGACGCCGCACGGGCCCTCGTGCTGCAGGCGTACATGATCCTCGCCTCCGGGCTCGCCGTGGTCGTCGCGACCGTGCAGGCCGATCGCGACCGCCTCCTGGAGTCGCTCTCGGTCTCGCGGCGGTCGGCGCGCATCCAGGCGGCCGACCTCGTGACCATCACCCAGACCATCCCGGACGCCCTCGCCGTGGTCGACCGCCTGGGTCGGATGCGTCCGCTCAACACGGCGGCCCAGCGCTGGCTCGGCCCGCCGCTGCCGGACGGGTTCGCGGCGCGCCCGCCGGCGGCCCTCACCGACGGCGGCGTCTCCGGCGACCCGGGCGCCCCCGGCCGTGCCCTGCGCGGCGAGCGGGTCGTGGACGAGCTCGTCATCCTCGAGGACGTCGAGAGCGGCGAACCGCGCATGGTCACCGTGCACGCCGTCCCGCTGCGCGACCTCGACACCCGCGCCCCCGACCGCGCCCTCGTCGTCCTGCACGACAGCACGGAGGAGCACCGCCGCGTCACCGAGCTCGACGCCGCCCGCGAGCGCTCGGAGCGGCTGGTGGCCGACGCACCCCACGGCATCGCGGTCCTCGACCGCGAGGGGCGCATCCTCCGCGCCAACGACAGCCTCGCCGAGGTGACCGGCCACGCCCTCCACGAGCTCGTCGGCCTGCCGGTCGACCGGCTCTCGCCCCGCCACCCGGACGACGTGGCCCGCCACCTCGAGCGGGTCGTGCACGAGAACGGGCGGCTCGTGCGCGACGAGTGGGTCCTCACGCGGCCCGACGGCGTCGACGTGCGCGTGGGCCTCACCAGCCGGGTGCTCTCGGCCGGGGAGGAGCGCGACGAGGCCGACGGCGTCGTCGTCATGAACGTCATCGACGTCTCGGAGCGGCACCGCTACGAGCAGCGGCTCACCCACCTCGCCGAGCACGACGCGCTGACCGGGCTGCCCAACCGCCGTCGCTTCGAGGAGGACCTGGAGCGCCAGCACGGCCGCTGCGAGCGCTACGGGCCGACGGGCGCGCTCATCCTCCTCGACCTCGACAACTTCAAGGACGTCAACGACACCCTCGGCCACGCCGCGGGCGACCAGCTCATCGTCTCGACGGGTCATGTCCTGCGGGCCACGGTGCCGGCGTCCGACCTCGTCGCCCGGCTGGGAGGCGACGAGTTCGCGGTGCTCCTGCCCGACGCCGACCGCGAGGCCGCCGAGCGCGTCGCCGCGGACATCGTGGAGCGGGTGCGCGCGCACACCTCGACCCTCGACGGCGTCAACCGGCGCGTCACCGCGAGCGTCGGGGTCGTGACGTTCGCGGACGCCGCGAGCCAGGACTCCGACATCCTCGCCCTGGCCGACATGCTCATGTACGACGCCAAGGACGACGGGCGCAACCGGTACGTCCTGCTCGGCCAGTCCGCCCGGTCGGAGCCGCGCTCCGGTGCCCGTCTGGCGTGGCGCTCCCGGCTCGAGAACGCCATCGACCACGACCTCTTCGAGCTCCACCTCCAGCCGATCGTCGACGTCCGCACCAACCGCGTCACCGGGGCCGAGGCGCTGCTGCGGCTCGTCGACGAGGGGGAGCCGGTGCCGCCGGGGCGCTTCGTCTACATCGCCGAGCGGACGGGGCTCGCCCCCCTCATGGACGCGTGGGTGGTCCGGCACGGCATCGCGATGCTGCGGCGCCTCCAGGACGCCGCTCCCGGCATGACGCTGGCGGTCAACCTCTCCGGGCGCTCGATGGGCGACCCGGGGGTCGAGGCCGAGCTCGTCGAGGGGCTGGCCCTCCACGCCATCGACGCCGGGTCGCTCGTCATCGAGGTCACCGAGACGGCGGCGGTCTCCGACGTCCCCGCCGCCCGGGCGTTCGCCGCCCGCCTGGGGGCGCTGGGGGTCCGGTTCGCGCTCGACGACTTCGGGACGGGCTTCGGGTCGTTCTCCTACCTCAAGCACATGCGCTTCGACGTCGTGAAGATCGACGGCGAGTTCGTCGCCGACTCCGACCAGAGCGACACCGACCGCGCGATCCTCGAGTCGATCGTGCGCATCGCGCACTTCCTCGGCAAGCGCACGGTCGCCGAGTTCGTCGGCCGCTGGGAGACGCTCGACGTGGTCCGTGACCTGGGCATCGACTACGCTCAGGGTTTCCTTCTCGGAGAGCCGGTCCCGTTCGACGACTTCGTCGCGAGGCACCTGCTGGACCTCACGTCCCCGGCCGTCGCTGCCCGGAGCACCGCAGGAGTGACGACACGGGCCGCGGACGCGGCCACCCACGGGAGGGACGACCGATGA
- a CDS encoding glycosyltransferase family 2 protein, producing the protein MKGNRLQRGTGIFVVLMAAAAAGMLWFALTLTDPAARRPPTEGAVFGVWQVLYDTQAPSTQLLVAAVALALLLAAGVALVESRITKRYRRSENSGETPLAPKLVMARTKGVFHGPVTVTVLIPAHNEADRIVATLASLQEQTTRPDRVVVVADNCTDATEELARAAGVEVFATVGNTLKKAGGLNQALTRYLPELGENDTVMVMDADTVIGREYIETAKRRMTDDRALMAIGGLFMGEDGHGLLGQFQRNEYIRYSRDIRRRRGRLFVLTGTASVFRSAALREVADQRGRLLPGVPGDVYDTVALTEDNELTLALKSLGALMTSPEQCTVVTEVMPTWSAIWHQRLRWQRGALENLGAYGITPQTSRYWVQQFGIGYGAVALLGYYAAIFTMAMSLDEWVWFPFWLGVGGLFVVERVVTAWRGGWRARLVALTLFPELVYATFLTLVFLKGVADILVGRQAQWSHVTRTADGKVLVTGGDGR; encoded by the coding sequence ATGAAGGGCAACCGGCTGCAGCGGGGGACGGGCATCTTCGTGGTGCTCATGGCGGCGGCCGCGGCGGGGATGCTGTGGTTCGCCCTGACGCTGACCGACCCGGCGGCGCGGCGCCCGCCGACCGAGGGGGCCGTCTTCGGCGTGTGGCAGGTGCTCTACGACACCCAGGCCCCGTCGACCCAGCTGCTCGTCGCCGCGGTGGCCCTGGCGCTGCTCCTGGCCGCGGGGGTCGCCCTGGTCGAGAGCCGGATCACCAAGCGCTACCGGCGCTCGGAGAACTCGGGCGAGACGCCGCTGGCGCCCAAGCTCGTCATGGCCCGCACCAAGGGGGTCTTCCACGGGCCGGTCACGGTGACCGTCCTCATCCCCGCGCACAACGAGGCCGACCGCATCGTCGCCACCCTCGCGTCGCTGCAGGAGCAGACGACCCGTCCCGACCGGGTCGTCGTCGTCGCCGACAACTGCACCGACGCCACCGAGGAGCTCGCCCGCGCGGCGGGCGTCGAGGTCTTCGCGACGGTCGGCAACACCCTCAAGAAGGCCGGCGGCCTCAACCAGGCGCTCACGCGCTACCTGCCCGAGCTCGGCGAGAACGACACCGTCATGGTCATGGACGCCGACACGGTCATCGGCCGGGAGTACATCGAGACCGCCAAGCGGCGGATGACCGACGACCGCGCGCTCATGGCCATCGGCGGCCTGTTCATGGGCGAGGACGGCCACGGCCTCCTCGGCCAGTTCCAGCGCAACGAGTACATCCGCTACAGCCGCGACATCCGCCGGCGTCGGGGGCGCCTCTTCGTCCTCACCGGGACGGCGTCGGTCTTCCGCTCGGCCGCCCTGCGCGAGGTCGCGGACCAGCGCGGCCGGCTGCTGCCGGGCGTGCCCGGCGACGTCTACGACACGGTCGCGCTGACGGAGGACAACGAGCTGACGCTCGCGCTCAAGTCCCTCGGGGCCCTCATGACCTCCCCGGAGCAGTGCACGGTGGTCACCGAGGTGATGCCGACCTGGAGCGCCATCTGGCACCAGCGGCTGCGCTGGCAGCGCGGCGCCCTCGAGAACCTCGGCGCCTACGGCATCACGCCGCAGACCTCGCGGTACTGGGTGCAGCAGTTCGGGATCGGGTACGGCGCCGTCGCGCTGCTCGGCTACTACGCCGCGATCTTCACGATGGCGATGTCGCTCGACGAGTGGGTCTGGTTCCCGTTCTGGCTCGGGGTCGGTGGGCTGTTCGTCGTCGAGCGGGTCGTCACCGCGTGGCGCGGCGGATGGCGCGCGCGCCTGGTCGCCCTCACCCTCTTCCCGGAGCTCGTCTACGCGACCTTCCTCACCCTCGTGTTCCTCAAGGGCGTGGCCGACATCCTCGTCGGGCGCCAGGCCCAGTGGTCGCACGTCACCCGGACCGCCGACGGCAAGGTCCTCGTCACGGGCGGGGACGGCCGATGA
- a CDS encoding alpha/beta fold hydrolase yields MTDVRSRLEETTTPDHPEGAVVVLHGGGSRAADVPVSPTQLSVLRMVPVAGRLAAAGRRRLAVWRLLNSTRGWAGRPNPVDDARWALDRVTERLGDVPVALVGHSLGGRAALLAADDERVRAVVGLATWLAPGDPVGPLAGRDVLLVHGDADRVARLAPAREVARALSPEARGGLVTVPGGSHSMLRHLSTFDGLAARWVTASLLRDDPGPTLAPLLERREREVTA; encoded by the coding sequence GTGACCGACGTGCGCAGCCGCCTCGAGGAGACGACCACCCCCGACCACCCCGAGGGGGCCGTCGTCGTCCTGCACGGCGGCGGGAGCCGGGCCGCCGACGTGCCCGTGAGCCCGACGCAGCTCTCGGTCCTGCGGATGGTGCCCGTCGCCGGGCGCCTGGCCGCTGCCGGACGTCGGCGGCTCGCGGTGTGGCGGCTGCTCAACTCGACGCGCGGCTGGGCCGGCCGGCCGAACCCCGTCGACGACGCCCGCTGGGCGCTCGACCGCGTCACCGAGCGGCTCGGGGACGTGCCCGTCGCCCTCGTCGGCCACAGCCTCGGCGGCCGGGCCGCGCTGCTCGCCGCCGACGACGAGCGCGTGCGGGCCGTCGTCGGGCTCGCGACGTGGCTCGCACCCGGCGACCCCGTCGGCCCGCTCGCGGGCCGCGACGTCCTCCTCGTCCACGGCGACGCCGACCGGGTGGCCCGCCTCGCCCCGGCGCGCGAGGTCGCCCGCGCGCTCTCTCCCGAGGCGCGCGGCGGCCTCGTCACGGTCCCCGGCGGCAGCCACTCGATGCTGCGCCACCTGAGCACGTTCGACGGCCTGGCGGCCCGCTGGGTGACGGCCTCGCTCCTGCGCGACGACCCCGGCCCGACCCTCGCTCCCCTGCTCGAGCGCCGCGAGCGCGAGGTCACCGCCTGA
- a CDS encoding lysophospholipid acyltransferase family protein — translation MSARRDRPYRAVVATAQVLFRVLGLRVEVRGAERLPVSGPVVVAANHQSFADFAVVGLPAVRRGRLVRFLAKESVFRAPLAGWLMRAMGHVPVDRRAGAAAAVRALRLLRAGEVVGVYPEATIGHAFTLKERADLRPGAARLALETGAPLVPVAHWGLHRVLTVGGRFSLRRGRWVGVVVGEPLRPLPGEGEEELTDRLHARLAALVEELVDRYPDPPADPASAWWWPAVRGGGAPDATTAAGLDRDAIAEADDHAARRLARRR, via the coding sequence GTGAGCGCCCGCCGTGACCGTCCCTACCGCGCCGTGGTCGCCACGGCGCAGGTGCTCTTCCGCGTGCTCGGCCTGCGGGTCGAGGTGCGCGGCGCCGAGCGCCTGCCGGTCTCGGGGCCCGTCGTCGTCGCGGCCAACCACCAGAGCTTCGCCGACTTCGCGGTCGTCGGCCTGCCCGCCGTGCGCCGGGGGCGGCTGGTGCGCTTCCTCGCCAAGGAGTCGGTCTTCCGGGCGCCGCTCGCCGGGTGGCTGATGCGGGCCATGGGGCACGTGCCCGTCGACCGGCGGGCCGGTGCGGCCGCCGCGGTGCGGGCGCTGCGGCTGCTGCGCGCCGGCGAGGTCGTCGGCGTCTACCCCGAGGCCACCATCGGCCACGCCTTCACGCTCAAGGAGCGCGCCGACCTGCGACCGGGAGCGGCCCGGCTGGCGCTGGAGACCGGGGCGCCGCTCGTGCCCGTCGCGCACTGGGGCCTGCACCGGGTGCTGACGGTCGGCGGGCGGTTCTCGCTGCGGCGCGGGCGGTGGGTGGGTGTCGTCGTCGGCGAGCCGCTGCGGCCGCTGCCGGGCGAGGGTGAGGAGGAGCTGACCGACCGCCTGCACGCCCGGCTGGCGGCCCTCGTGGAGGAGCTCGTCGACCGCTACCCCGACCCGCCGGCGGACCCGGCGTCCGCATGGTGGTGGCCTGCGGTCCGTGGGGGTGGGGCGCCGGACGCGACGACCGCTGCCGGTCTCGACCGCGACGCCATCGCGGAGGCCGACGACCACGCGGCCCGCCGGCTCGCGCGACGCCGCTGA
- a CDS encoding phosphoenolpyruvate carboxykinase (GTP), which translates to MADLEKSLDEAGLTNESVREYVRHWAGFLGAERIEVVSASDDARLVREALEAGEIEPAGEGLYYSRSYSKDTARSEERTIVATSRPEDEGVYNNWRHSDEIRPVVEGHMQGAMAGKTMYVIPYLMAPPGSPLERFAAGVEITDNRTVCLHMIRMARVGVNHINSLADQEMFVRAVHVTGDLPNLGQGTPDDKRYFVTVADERTILHFGSSYGGNALLGKIAHGLRQAAYDGWASGEFLGEQFMLLGITDKETGETHHVCGGFPSASGKTNLAMTLAPDALGDRYHVSFYGDDIAWLWVDPSDGQLYGLNPENGVFGVAKDTNEKTNPTALDSIAEGTQALFTNVAYNESTHEVWWEGKTPERPADVTGWRDWKGEVIADRSPDEAGDPWAHPNSRFTTTLANVPNVAPDFEDPKGVKIDAIIFGGRTRDREPLVRAITDLAEGVYDGLTLGAEATFAAEGVDGKLRYDPMSMRPFMSYPEGPYAAHWLKIVGAAKDQPIFAHVNWFQRDDEDGHFLWPGYRENLRALLWLVQLKKGEVTGRRTAVGIIPTKDELELAGLEIDEDDLDTILDVDVQRWREEMGHREEHLKQFANLPEEIWEAHRRVAAALEADATVRA; encoded by the coding sequence GTGGCCGACCTGGAGAAGTCCCTGGATGAAGCGGGACTGACCAACGAGAGCGTCCGGGAGTACGTCCGTCACTGGGCGGGCTTCCTCGGCGCCGAGCGCATCGAGGTGGTCTCCGCGTCCGACGACGCCCGCCTCGTGCGGGAGGCCCTCGAGGCCGGGGAGATCGAGCCGGCCGGGGAGGGGCTCTACTACTCGCGCAGCTACTCCAAGGACACGGCCCGCTCCGAGGAGCGCACCATCGTCGCCACGAGCCGCCCCGAGGACGAGGGCGTCTACAACAACTGGCGCCACAGCGACGAGATCCGCCCGGTCGTCGAGGGCCACATGCAGGGCGCCATGGCCGGCAAGACCATGTACGTCATCCCCTACCTCATGGCGCCTCCCGGCAGCCCGCTCGAGCGGTTCGCGGCCGGCGTCGAGATCACCGACAACCGCACCGTGTGCCTCCACATGATCCGGATGGCGCGGGTCGGCGTGAACCACATCAACTCGCTCGCGGACCAGGAGATGTTCGTCCGCGCCGTCCACGTGACGGGCGACCTGCCGAACCTCGGCCAGGGCACGCCCGACGACAAGCGCTACTTCGTGACCGTCGCCGACGAGCGCACGATCCTCCACTTCGGCAGCAGCTACGGCGGCAACGCCCTCCTCGGCAAGATCGCCCACGGCCTGCGCCAGGCGGCCTACGACGGCTGGGCGTCCGGCGAGTTCCTCGGCGAGCAGTTCATGCTCCTCGGCATCACCGACAAGGAGACCGGCGAGACCCACCACGTCTGCGGCGGGTTCCCCAGCGCCTCCGGCAAGACCAACCTCGCGATGACGCTGGCGCCGGACGCGCTCGGCGACCGCTACCACGTCAGCTTCTACGGCGACGACATCGCGTGGCTCTGGGTCGACCCGAGCGACGGCCAGCTCTACGGCCTCAACCCCGAGAACGGGGTCTTCGGCGTCGCCAAGGACACCAACGAGAAGACCAACCCGACGGCGCTGGACTCCATCGCCGAGGGCACGCAGGCGCTCTTCACCAACGTCGCGTACAACGAGAGCACCCACGAGGTGTGGTGGGAGGGCAAGACCCCCGAGCGCCCCGCCGACGTCACCGGCTGGCGGGACTGGAAGGGCGAGGTCATCGCCGACCGCAGCCCCGACGAGGCGGGCGACCCCTGGGCGCACCCGAACTCGCGGTTCACGACGACCCTCGCGAACGTGCCCAACGTGGCGCCGGACTTCGAGGACCCGAAGGGCGTCAAGATCGACGCCATCATCTTCGGCGGCCGCACCCGCGACCGCGAGCCGCTGGTCCGCGCGATCACCGACCTCGCCGAGGGCGTCTACGACGGCCTGACGCTCGGCGCCGAGGCGACCTTCGCCGCCGAGGGCGTCGACGGCAAGCTGCGCTACGACCCGATGTCGATGCGCCCCTTCATGTCCTACCCCGAGGGCCCCTACGCCGCGCACTGGCTGAAGATCGTCGGCGCCGCGAAGGACCAGCCGATCTTCGCGCACGTCAACTGGTTCCAGCGCGACGACGAGGACGGGCACTTCCTCTGGCCCGGTTACCGCGAGAACCTGCGCGCCCTCCTCTGGCTCGTGCAGCTGAAGAAGGGCGAGGTCACCGGTCGCCGCACGGCGGTCGGCATCATCCCGACCAAGGACGAGCTGGAGCTCGCCGGGCTCGAGATCGACGAGGACGACCTCGACACCATCCTCGACGTCGACGTGCAGCGCTGGCGCGAGGAGATGGGCCACCGCGAGGAGCACCTCAAGCAGTTCGCGAACCTGCCCGAGGAGATCTGGGAGGCGCACCGCCGGGTCGCCGCGGCCCTCGAGGCGGACGCCACCGTCCGCGCCTGA
- a CDS encoding chorismate-binding protein: MAVARFAGLEALGVEAVVHDPGELTSGFWAVVVTFEGELTAVRMGEVRRDAPEPAAGAWTGLAGEWRTSLDRAAYVAAVEEVRRRIAAGTVYQVNVCRVLEHDLPDDASVLALGALLERGNPAPFSATLDLPEAGLEIACASPELFLHRRGDLVQSGPIKGTAPTADALLAKDYSENVMIVDLVRNDLGHVCRPGTVDVEALCRLEQHPGLVHLTSDVAGRLRPGTGWRELLAATFPPGSVSGAPKHTALQAVADLEPVPRGPYCGAVGWVDADRDEAELAVGIRTFWAARTGTRGRVLRFGTGAGITWGSSPEGEWAETELKAARLVALAGGGPLPSGTVCA; this comes from the coding sequence GTGGCGGTCGCGCGGTTCGCAGGCCTCGAGGCCCTGGGCGTCGAGGCCGTCGTCCACGACCCCGGCGAGCTGACGAGCGGCTTCTGGGCCGTCGTCGTGACCTTCGAGGGCGAGCTGACCGCGGTCCGGATGGGGGAGGTCCGCCGCGACGCGCCGGAGCCGGCGGCGGGTGCCTGGACCGGGCTGGCGGGGGAGTGGCGCACGAGCCTGGACCGTGCCGCCTACGTCGCGGCGGTCGAGGAGGTGCGGCGACGCATCGCGGCCGGGACGGTCTACCAGGTCAACGTCTGCCGGGTGCTCGAGCACGATCTGCCCGACGACGCCTCCGTCCTCGCGCTCGGCGCCCTGCTCGAGCGGGGCAACCCCGCGCCGTTCTCGGCGACGCTCGACCTCCCCGAGGCGGGTCTCGAGATCGCCTGTGCCTCACCGGAGCTGTTCCTGCACCGGCGCGGTGACCTCGTGCAGTCGGGGCCGATCAAGGGGACGGCACCGACCGCCGACGCGCTGCTCGCGAAGGACTACAGCGAGAACGTGATGATCGTCGACCTCGTCCGCAACGACCTCGGCCACGTCTGCCGCCCGGGGACGGTCGACGTCGAGGCGCTGTGCCGGCTCGAGCAGCACCCCGGGCTCGTGCACCTGACCTCCGACGTCGCGGGCCGCCTGCGGCCCGGCACCGGGTGGCGCGAGCTGCTCGCGGCGACCTTCCCGCCCGGGTCGGTCAGCGGCGCACCGAAGCACACGGCGCTGCAGGCCGTCGCGGACCTCGAGCCCGTGCCGCGGGGCCCCTACTGCGGCGCGGTCGGCTGGGTCGACGCCGACCGCGACGAGGCCGAGCTGGCGGTCGGCATCCGCACCTTCTGGGCCGCCCGCACCGGCACGCGGGGTCGCGTGCTGAGGTTCGGCACCGGCGCCGGCATCACGTGGGGGAGCTCGCCGGAGGGCGAGTGGGCCGAGACCGAGCTCAAGGCGGCGCGTCTCGTCGCCCTTGCGGGCGGGGGGCCGCTCCCGTCTGGGACAGTGTGCGCATGA
- a CDS encoding aminotransferase class IV — MNDIRVWVDGARVAADGPAVSAVDHGVTVGDGAFETAKIDAGTPYAVSRHLARMDRSLAGLGLPPADHGRVREGIAAVLDGPAIPFGRLRWTVTGGRGPLGSDRLDAGLTYIVTAVEHARPPATGAVVTVPWVRNERSATAGLKTTSYAENVVALARAQAQGAVEALFANTRGELCEGTGSNVFVVTDGVVRTPPLSSGCLAGISRELVLEWCRAEGVEVREEDLPLSVLTEADELFLTSSVKDVMPVSAVDGRPLPAPGPLTTAVRAAWARHAAAEGVDP, encoded by the coding sequence ATGAACGACATCCGCGTGTGGGTCGACGGTGCCCGGGTGGCGGCCGACGGTCCCGCCGTCAGTGCCGTCGACCACGGCGTGACCGTCGGCGACGGCGCGTTCGAGACGGCGAAGATCGACGCCGGGACGCCGTACGCGGTGAGCCGGCACCTCGCCCGGATGGACCGCTCGCTCGCCGGGCTCGGGCTGCCCCCGGCCGACCACGGCCGCGTCCGCGAGGGCATCGCCGCCGTGCTCGACGGCCCGGCCATCCCGTTCGGGCGGTTGCGCTGGACGGTGACGGGTGGCCGTGGCCCGCTCGGGTCGGACCGGCTGGACGCCGGCCTCACGTACATCGTCACCGCCGTCGAGCACGCGCGTCCGCCCGCCACCGGGGCGGTCGTCACCGTGCCGTGGGTCCGCAACGAGCGCTCGGCCACGGCCGGCCTCAAGACGACCTCGTACGCCGAGAACGTCGTCGCCCTCGCCCGCGCGCAGGCCCAGGGAGCCGTCGAGGCCCTCTTCGCCAACACCCGGGGCGAGCTGTGCGAGGGCACCGGCAGCAACGTCTTCGTCGTCACCGACGGGGTCGTGCGCACGCCGCCGCTCTCCAGCGGCTGCCTCGCCGGCATCTCGCGCGAGCTCGTCCTCGAGTGGTGCCGCGCCGAGGGGGTCGAGGTGCGCGAGGAGGACCTGCCCCTGTCGGTGCTCACCGAGGCCGACGAGCTCTTCCTCACCTCGTCCGTCAAGGACGTCATGCCCGTCTCCGCGGTCGACGGCCGGCCGCTGCCGGCCCCCGGCCCGCTGACCACCGCCGTCCGGGCCGCCTGGGCCCGTCACGCCGCCGCCGAAGGAGTCGACCCGTGA
- a CDS encoding TIGR02611 family protein, with amino-acid sequence MTETRTRGPFFRPADDHDEWAWRARLRANPGTRIALRLVVAVVGLVLVLGGFALVPLPGPGWLIVILGLGVWASEIEPASDLLEWVKRQVRRWEQWMRRQSRGVQALVALATFLFVVAVLWVTFRLTGVPTFLPDGLEAWIHGHLAL; translated from the coding sequence GTGACCGAGACCCGCACCCGCGGCCCGTTCTTCCGCCCCGCCGACGACCACGACGAGTGGGCGTGGCGCGCCCGCCTGCGGGCCAACCCGGGAACGCGCATCGCCCTGCGCCTCGTCGTCGCCGTCGTCGGTCTCGTGCTCGTCCTCGGGGGCTTCGCGCTCGTCCCGCTGCCCGGCCCGGGCTGGCTCATCGTCATCCTCGGGCTCGGGGTGTGGGCCTCCGAGATCGAGCCGGCGTCGGACCTCCTCGAGTGGGTCAAGCGCCAGGTGCGCCGGTGGGAGCAGTGGATGCGCCGGCAGTCCCGCGGGGTGCAGGCGCTCGTGGCCCTCGCGACCTTCCTCTTCGTCGTCGCCGTCCTCTGGGTGACGTTCCGGCTCACCGGGGTCCCGACGTTCCTGCCCGACGGTCTCGAGGCCTGGATCCACGGTCACCTGGCCCTCTGA